The following proteins are co-located in the Micromonospora coriariae genome:
- a CDS encoding inositol monophosphatase family protein: MSRARLPPGAARAPASPLPLVELVRGEIDAFLVERYHIWDHAPWILLVEEAGGRFTDPTGGHAGDQGGGLYSNANVHSQLLTALQYPRRGR, translated from the coding sequence GTGTCCAGAGCCCGTCTCCCACCCGGTGCGGCCCGCGCACCGGCAAGCCCCCTCCCGCTCGTCGAACTTGTCCGTGGCGAGATCGATGCCTTCCTGGTCGAGCGCTACCACATCTGGGATCACGCGCCCTGGATTCTTCTCGTCGAGGAAGCGGGCGGCCGTTTCACCGATCCGACCGGAGGACACGCGGGCGATCAGGGCGGTGGCCTGTACTCCAACGCCAACGTGCACAGCCAGTTGCTCACCGCGCTGCAATACCCGCGCCGTGGTCGGTGA
- a CDS encoding TfoX/Sxy family protein: MVVRAEPGLTERRMFGGLAFLIHGTMAVSASSQGGLLLRVDPAEADSLISAPHVRRFEMRGRTMNGWLRVDTEVVQDDDDLRGWVRHGVTYARTLAGGRWSSVQSDLRDSMFGDSAPVGIAADDQD, from the coding sequence ATGGTCGTGCGGGCCGAGCCCGGTCTGACCGAGCGCCGCATGTTCGGGGGGCTCGCCTTCCTGATCCACGGCACAATGGCCGTGAGTGCGAGCAGTCAGGGCGGCCTGCTGCTGCGCGTCGACCCGGCCGAGGCCGACTCGTTGATCAGTGCGCCGCACGTGCGCCGGTTCGAGATGCGCGGCCGCACGATGAACGGCTGGCTGCGGGTGGACACCGAGGTCGTCCAGGATGACGACGACCTGCGAGGCTGGGTGCGTCACGGCGTCACGTACGCCCGTACCCTGGCCGGTGGTCGATGGTCATCCGTACAATCTGATCTTCGCGATTCGATGTTCGGCGATTCGGCTCCTGTCGGAATCGCGGCGGATGACCAAGACTGA
- a CDS encoding sensor histidine kinase, whose protein sequence is MRQLGWWVGRAGVGFVRSCVVAAVTMLVPAVWAAAVALGIWWGAGNPWSWVAPFVLVCVGTLALSRPVCRLVRLLVARWTAIVIPDGYRQAGPVTRMSTGYWWNGFSYERSQRDALMDQKWRVRWSDPANWRDLRFTGIAPFTAGVVASLPPVGVAAAVLGLGQPEPAARLVGALGVVVAVASAPYAWRPIEPVAVRFLRPSPAMALADRVDELTAQRADTTVAQAAEIRRIERDLHDGAQARLVALGLSLATTEKLMETEPDRAKALLREARAGATASLAELRELVRGISPPVLNERGLIDAVRALALDSPLETSVNADLQLRLDPPIESALYFGIAELLTNAVKHAHGSQARISITRDDTHLIVDVEDDGQGGATARPGGGLAGLRRRLAVFDGTVDISSPAGGPTRARMALPCESS, encoded by the coding sequence ATGAGACAGCTGGGTTGGTGGGTGGGGCGTGCCGGCGTGGGGTTCGTGCGTTCGTGCGTCGTGGCGGCCGTCACCATGCTGGTCCCGGCCGTGTGGGCTGCCGCTGTGGCGCTGGGGATCTGGTGGGGGGCGGGAAACCCGTGGTCGTGGGTAGCCCCGTTCGTGCTCGTGTGCGTGGGCACGCTCGCCCTGTCCCGGCCGGTCTGCCGGCTGGTCCGGCTCCTGGTCGCGAGGTGGACCGCCATCGTCATCCCGGACGGATACCGGCAGGCCGGGCCGGTGACACGGATGTCCACCGGGTACTGGTGGAACGGCTTCTCGTACGAGCGCAGCCAGCGGGATGCCCTCATGGACCAGAAGTGGCGGGTCCGCTGGAGCGACCCCGCCAATTGGCGCGACCTGCGGTTCACGGGGATCGCGCCGTTCACCGCGGGCGTGGTCGCGTCCCTCCCGCCGGTCGGGGTGGCCGCGGCGGTCCTCGGGCTCGGCCAGCCGGAGCCCGCCGCGCGCCTCGTCGGGGCACTCGGCGTGGTCGTGGCCGTCGCCTCCGCCCCGTACGCCTGGCGGCCCATCGAGCCGGTAGCCGTCCGCTTCCTGCGCCCGTCGCCCGCGATGGCGCTGGCGGACCGGGTGGATGAGCTGACCGCCCAGCGCGCGGACACGACGGTGGCGCAGGCCGCCGAGATCCGCCGGATCGAGCGAGACCTGCACGACGGAGCGCAGGCACGCCTGGTCGCGCTCGGACTGTCGCTGGCCACCACGGAGAAGCTGATGGAGACGGAACCCGACCGGGCCAAGGCGCTGCTGCGGGAAGCTCGGGCCGGCGCCACCGCGTCGCTGGCCGAACTCCGCGAACTGGTCCGGGGGATCAGCCCGCCGGTGCTGAACGAGCGGGGGCTGATCGATGCCGTCCGCGCTCTCGCCCTGGACAGCCCGCTCGAAACCAGCGTCAATGCTGATCTTCAGCTCCGCCTGGACCCGCCGATCGAGTCCGCCCTGTACTTCGGGATCGCCGAACTGCTGACCAACGCGGTCAAGCACGCCCACGGGTCCCAGGCGCGGATCTCCATCACCCGGGACGACACCCACCTGATCGTCGACGTCGAGGACGACGGCCAGGGCGGAGCCACCGCGCGCCCCGGCGGAGGACTCGCGGGGCTGCGCCGCCGCCTCGCGGTCTTCGACGGCACCGTCGACATCAGCAGCCCGGCCGGCGGCCCGACCCGTGCGAGGATGGCGCTGCCATGCGAATCGTCGTAG
- a CDS encoding RNA polymerase subunit sigma-70, whose amino-acid sequence MSETTLDRARAGDAHAFGDLVGPYRGELQLHCYRLLGSLTDAEDMLQETLLAAWRGLDRFEGRASVRTWLYRIATNRCLNARRAAGRRIPTEPVPPFQPPELSRRGEVTWLQPYPDALLDHLAEPTPGPPARYETREAVELAFVAALQRLPPRQAAALVLRDVLGYPSATVAGMLGTTEAAVKGALQRARAALDTGRVAGRPPPPRSAAERRLTRRFAEAFTAADLGRLVALLTDDAWLSMPPAPHEYHGIPAITDFLRASLAFQATRRLALVPTRANTQPAFGAYLAGSEATTAGPAGLIVLTLTGDRIGAITRFHLNHLLPYFGLPDGSPVSGPSPSIHGGTSRTSVCEPRSTG is encoded by the coding sequence GTGAGCGAGACCACGCTGGATCGCGCCCGGGCCGGGGACGCGCACGCGTTCGGGGACCTTGTCGGGCCGTACCGGGGCGAGCTGCAGTTGCACTGCTACCGCCTCCTCGGCTCGCTCACCGACGCCGAGGACATGCTGCAGGAGACGCTGCTCGCGGCGTGGCGGGGGTTGGACCGTTTCGAGGGGCGCGCGTCGGTGCGCACCTGGCTGTACCGGATCGCGACCAACCGCTGTCTCAACGCGCGGCGCGCCGCCGGCCGGCGCATCCCGACCGAGCCGGTGCCGCCGTTCCAGCCACCGGAGCTGAGCCGGCGCGGGGAGGTCACCTGGCTGCAGCCCTACCCGGACGCGCTGCTGGACCACCTCGCGGAGCCGACGCCGGGTCCACCGGCGCGGTACGAGACCCGCGAGGCGGTCGAACTCGCGTTCGTCGCCGCGCTCCAACGGCTGCCGCCGCGGCAGGCCGCCGCCCTGGTCCTGCGCGACGTGCTCGGCTACCCGAGCGCCACGGTCGCCGGCATGCTCGGCACCACCGAGGCAGCCGTCAAGGGCGCCCTGCAACGAGCCCGCGCCGCGCTCGACACAGGGCGCGTGGCCGGCCGTCCCCCGCCGCCCCGTTCCGCCGCCGAGCGCCGGCTGACCCGCCGCTTCGCCGAGGCGTTCACCGCGGCCGACCTTGGACGGCTCGTCGCCCTGTTGACCGACGACGCCTGGCTGAGCATGCCCCCGGCACCGCACGAGTACCACGGCATCCCGGCGATAACCGACTTCCTCCGGGCGAGCCTGGCGTTCCAGGCCACCCGACGGCTCGCGCTGGTGCCCACGCGCGCCAACACCCAGCCCGCGTTCGGCGCCTACCTCGCCGGGTCCGAGGCGACCACCGCCGGCCCGGCGGGCCTGATCGTGCTCACCCTGACCGGGGACCGGATCGGCGCCATCACCCGCTTCCACCTCAACCATCTGCTGCCCTACTTCGGGCTACCCGACGGGTCTCCTGTGTCAGGACCGTCGCCGTCCATCCACGGGGGGACTTCAAGAACGAGTGTCTGCGAGCCCAGGTCGACGGGCTGA
- a CDS encoding nuclear transport factor 2 family protein: MTDKSPALQTALAYHEAWRTKDLDRAMSYIAADIVCDAPAGRIEGADAYRAFLAPFVQMLRDARMIAAFGDDQTALVMYDATTAPVPSAPGAECVTVKDGKITYSRFLFDRAPFQAARQ, translated from the coding sequence GTGACCGACAAGAGCCCCGCCCTGCAGACCGCGCTCGCCTACCACGAGGCCTGGCGGACCAAGGACCTGGACCGGGCCATGTCCTACATCGCCGCGGACATCGTCTGCGACGCGCCGGCCGGCCGCATCGAGGGCGCCGACGCCTACCGGGCGTTCCTGGCGCCGTTCGTGCAGATGCTGCGCGACGCCAGAATGATCGCCGCTTTCGGCGATGACCAGACCGCGCTTGTGATGTACGACGCCACTACCGCACCGGTGCCGAGCGCGCCGGGCGCCGAGTGCGTCACCGTCAAGGACGGGAAGATCACGTACAGCAGGTTCCTGTTCGACCGCGCCCCCTTCCAGGCGGCCCGCCAATAA
- a CDS encoding pyridoxal phosphate-dependent decarboxylase family protein — translation MTSISSDGRGVDSALDPSAEQIRDMGGRAIEWIAAYQDSIRDLPIAPRTSAAALKELLAEPLPVEGRDFADLLQVFREVVVPGSRHNGHPRFFGYVSAPGTAVAAVADLLASALNANLTAWRSAPAPAELEHLAIDWIKEAIGCDPGAGGLFMSGGSMANFTALAAARHRHCGDTIASDGMAAHPAPLRVYASTETHHSIHKAAALLGIGRTNVREIQVDARFRMDVNALVRAIEDDRTAGAEPFCVVANAGTVVTGAVDPLAEIAEVAREYGLWMHVDACYGGFARLAPSARALFDGLSEADSISLDPHKWLYLPADCGCLIYRDPEAARPAFSLDADYTRVMQTEPAEAFAFWDYGPDLSRRFRALKVWMTLAHAGSRTVSDAIESNLDCARHVAELIDDSVDFELLAPVELSIFCFRYLPPSARAGSRSQADEEQLDRLNERIMVLLQQAGSSYLSNATINGRFALRGCVLNYRTTRRDMQILLDDVRHAAEQAIEETR, via the coding sequence ATGACTTCGATCTCATCCGACGGGCGCGGCGTCGACTCAGCCCTGGACCCCTCGGCGGAGCAGATCCGGGACATGGGTGGCCGCGCCATCGAGTGGATCGCCGCCTACCAGGACTCGATCCGGGACCTGCCGATCGCCCCACGAACCTCCGCCGCCGCGCTGAAGGAGCTACTCGCCGAGCCACTGCCCGTCGAGGGCCGTGACTTCGCCGATCTTCTGCAGGTCTTCCGCGAGGTGGTCGTGCCCGGCAGCCGGCACAACGGCCATCCCCGCTTCTTCGGGTACGTCTCGGCGCCGGGTACCGCCGTCGCCGCGGTGGCCGACCTCCTCGCGTCGGCGCTGAACGCGAACCTCACCGCGTGGCGGTCGGCACCGGCTCCCGCCGAGCTGGAGCACCTGGCCATCGACTGGATCAAGGAGGCGATCGGCTGCGATCCGGGCGCCGGAGGGCTGTTCATGAGCGGCGGCTCGATGGCCAACTTCACCGCGCTCGCCGCCGCCCGACACCGCCATTGCGGCGACACGATCGCCAGCGACGGTATGGCCGCCCATCCGGCGCCGCTGCGCGTCTACGCCTCCACCGAGACCCACCACTCGATCCACAAGGCTGCCGCGCTGCTCGGCATTGGGCGGACCAACGTCCGCGAGATTCAGGTGGACGCCCGTTTCCGGATGGACGTCAACGCCCTCGTCCGTGCCATCGAGGACGACCGGACCGCCGGGGCCGAACCGTTCTGCGTGGTGGCGAACGCCGGCACCGTCGTCACCGGTGCCGTCGACCCGCTCGCCGAGATCGCCGAGGTCGCACGGGAGTACGGGCTCTGGATGCACGTCGACGCCTGCTACGGCGGCTTCGCGCGGCTCGCCCCCTCGGCCCGCGCGCTCTTCGACGGCTTGTCGGAGGCCGACTCCATCTCCCTCGACCCACACAAGTGGCTCTACCTGCCGGCGGACTGCGGCTGCCTCATCTACCGCGACCCGGAGGCGGCACGGCCCGCCTTCAGCCTGGACGCCGACTACACCCGGGTCATGCAGACCGAACCGGCCGAGGCCTTCGCCTTCTGGGACTACGGCCCCGACCTGTCCCGGCGGTTCCGGGCGCTCAAGGTCTGGATGACGCTGGCGCACGCCGGGTCGCGAACTGTCAGCGATGCGATTGAGAGCAACCTCGACTGCGCCCGTCACGTGGCTGAGCTGATCGACGACAGCGTCGACTTCGAGCTGCTCGCCCCGGTCGAACTCTCCATCTTCTGCTTCCGCTATCTGCCGCCGAGCGCGCGAGCCGGCTCGCGGTCGCAGGCCGATGAGGAGCAACTCGACCGCCTCAACGAACGGATCATGGTGTTACTGCAGCAGGCCGGCAGCTCGTACCTGTCGAACGCGACAATCAACGGCCGCTTCGCGCTGCGCGGCTGCGTGCTCAACTACCGCACCACCCGGCGCGACATGCAGATCCTGCTCGACGACGTACGCCACGCCGCCGAGCAGGCGATCGAGGAGACGCGCTGA
- a CDS encoding TetR/AcrR family transcriptional regulator, with the protein MDETTGLRERKKAATRLALHEAALRLAAEQGPDAVTVEAIADAANVSRRTFSNYFSNKEEALFHGDTTRLRRLLQLIRERPANEPPWTALTRAAERFTEEAFGDRDHSWLTRRRQLRGHPGLAAQQVAAYTAIERELAGDLAQRLTGADVALRSRLLAATFLAILRVAVQHWIDHPGGQLPQTIRTALAEVTPPATARGHRSTTGD; encoded by the coding sequence ATGGACGAGACCACCGGGCTACGGGAGCGCAAGAAGGCGGCCACCCGCCTCGCCCTGCACGAGGCGGCCTTGCGCCTCGCCGCCGAACAGGGGCCCGACGCGGTGACCGTCGAGGCGATCGCCGACGCGGCGAACGTCTCCCGGCGGACGTTCTCGAACTACTTCTCGAACAAGGAGGAGGCGCTCTTCCACGGCGACACCACGCGCCTGCGCAGGCTGTTGCAGCTGATCCGCGAGCGGCCCGCCAACGAGCCGCCGTGGACAGCACTGACCCGGGCAGCCGAACGCTTCACCGAGGAGGCGTTCGGCGATCGCGACCACTCCTGGCTGACCCGACGCCGGCAGCTGCGCGGGCACCCCGGCCTGGCCGCACAGCAGGTCGCGGCGTACACCGCGATCGAGCGCGAACTGGCTGGCGATCTCGCACAGCGGCTCACCGGCGCCGACGTGGCGCTGCGCTCCCGCCTCCTGGCCGCGACCTTCCTGGCCATCCTGCGCGTCGCCGTCCAGCACTGGATCGATCACCCGGGCGGCCAACTGCCGCAGACCATCCGGACCGCGCTCGCCGAAGTCACTCCCCCGGCGACCGCCAGGGGTCACCGGTCGACCACCGGCGACTAG
- a CDS encoding MarR family winged helix-turn-helix transcriptional regulator codes for MDNAVRALGLRLYDMVRSVRLLRQRRADERPAVPLGLVGMLLQIDQLSSGCHAHELAQRTRLDPSTVSRSVAALVAHDLVERRPDPTDKRASLLAITPAGRIALADTHSWYGELLERALAGWTSGEIEALSAALDRFTRDIDVALGNHDKLEAAR; via the coding sequence GTGGACAACGCCGTTCGTGCGCTCGGCCTTCGGCTGTACGACATGGTGCGCAGTGTCCGGTTGCTGAGGCAGCGCCGGGCTGACGAGCGGCCGGCCGTTCCACTGGGCCTGGTCGGCATGCTCCTGCAGATCGACCAGCTGTCCAGCGGTTGCCACGCCCATGAACTGGCTCAGCGCACCCGGCTCGACCCGTCGACGGTCAGCCGCTCCGTCGCCGCGCTCGTCGCGCACGACCTGGTCGAACGGCGGCCCGATCCGACCGACAAGCGGGCGAGCCTCCTGGCGATCACCCCCGCCGGCCGGATCGCCCTGGCCGACACCCACAGCTGGTACGGCGAGCTGCTCGAGCGGGCGCTGGCCGGCTGGACTTCCGGCGAGATCGAGGCGCTGAGCGCCGCGCTCGACCGGTTCACCCGCGACATCGACGTCGCCCTCGGAAACCACGACAAGCTGGAGGCCGCGCGATGA
- a CDS encoding MDR family MFS transporter, producing the protein MSAPTITTGAEPMTHRRTLEALSGLLLVLFVAMLSSTVVSTALPKIIGALNGSQNQYTWVVTATLLTATATTPIWGKLADLFSKKVLIQVAIVVFLLGSVVAGFSQSAGQLIAARAFQGIGVGGLQALVQVAIAAMIPPRERGRYNGYLGGVMAVATVGGPLLGGLIVDTSWLGWRWCFFVGVPVAIVALILLQATLHLPTLRRENVKIDYLGASLIAAGVSVLLIWISFVDGSFAWFSWQTAAMVGGALILLALAVWVESRAAEPVVPLGIVRQHTTALAILGSLAVGMAMFGGAVFLGQYFQIGRGYTPTEAGLLTIPMMAGVLGSSIIAGRLITRTGRIKPYIVAGSIILVAGFALLGTIDHETSLVLVGAAMFIVGTGVGMTMQNLVLAVQNTVSLKDIGAASSSVAFFRSLGGTIGVSVLGAVLAHRVTDQITRDLTAAGIPASGNAGGSSNLNITALPEGIQHIVRAAYGDATGHIFLISAAIAVVGVIAALLLKPVTLRTSLDLPDSATSTAVAADAVDGAPAFDQVSVDTARNEATDRR; encoded by the coding sequence ATGAGCGCACCCACCATCACGACCGGCGCTGAGCCGATGACCCATCGGCGGACGCTCGAGGCGCTCAGCGGCCTGCTGTTGGTGCTGTTCGTCGCGATGTTGAGCAGCACCGTCGTCTCGACCGCGCTACCGAAGATCATCGGGGCGCTGAACGGCTCGCAGAACCAGTACACCTGGGTGGTCACCGCCACCCTGCTCACCGCGACCGCGACCACCCCCATCTGGGGCAAGCTCGCCGACCTGTTCAGCAAGAAGGTCCTCATCCAGGTCGCCATCGTGGTCTTCCTGCTGGGCTCCGTCGTCGCGGGCTTCTCGCAGAGCGCCGGCCAGCTCATCGCCGCCCGCGCGTTCCAGGGCATCGGGGTCGGCGGACTGCAGGCCCTCGTCCAGGTGGCGATCGCCGCCATGATCCCGCCGCGTGAGCGGGGGCGCTACAACGGCTACCTCGGCGGCGTCATGGCGGTCGCGACGGTCGGCGGTCCACTGCTCGGCGGCCTCATCGTCGACACGTCCTGGCTCGGCTGGCGCTGGTGCTTCTTCGTCGGCGTGCCCGTCGCCATCGTCGCGCTGATCCTGCTCCAGGCCACCCTGCACCTGCCGACCCTGCGACGGGAGAACGTCAAGATTGACTACCTGGGCGCCAGCCTGATCGCCGCCGGCGTCAGCGTACTGCTGATCTGGATCTCCTTCGTCGATGGTTCGTTCGCCTGGTTCTCCTGGCAGACCGCGGCCATGGTGGGCGGCGCGCTCATCCTCCTCGCCCTGGCGGTCTGGGTCGAGTCGCGGGCGGCCGAGCCGGTCGTCCCGCTCGGTATCGTGCGCCAGCACACCACCGCGCTGGCCATCCTCGGCAGCCTCGCGGTCGGCATGGCCATGTTCGGCGGCGCCGTCTTCCTGGGCCAGTACTTCCAGATCGGCCGCGGGTACACCCCGACCGAGGCAGGCCTGCTCACCATCCCGATGATGGCCGGGGTCCTCGGCTCATCGATCATCGCCGGCCGGTTGATCACCAGGACCGGGAGGATCAAGCCGTACATCGTCGCCGGTTCGATCATCCTGGTCGCCGGGTTCGCGCTGCTCGGCACCATCGACCACGAGACGTCTCTCGTCCTGGTGGGCGCCGCCATGTTCATCGTCGGCACCGGCGTCGGCATGACCATGCAGAATCTGGTTCTCGCCGTCCAGAACACGGTCTCCCTCAAGGACATCGGCGCGGCGAGCTCCAGCGTCGCGTTCTTCCGGTCGCTCGGCGGCACCATCGGCGTCTCGGTGCTCGGCGCCGTCCTCGCCCACCGGGTCACCGACCAGATCACCCGCGACCTCACCGCCGCCGGGATCCCCGCCTCCGGCAACGCCGGTGGCAGCAGCAACCTCAACATCACCGCTCTGCCCGAGGGGATCCAGCACATCGTCCGGGCCGCGTACGGCGACGCCACCGGACACATCTTCCTGATCTCCGCCGCCATCGCGGTCGTCGGCGTCATCGCCGCGCTGCTGCTCAAGCCGGTCACCCTGCGGACCAGCCTGGACCTGCCGGACAGCGCCACGTCGACGGCCGTCGCCGCCGACGCGGTCGACGGCGCTCCGGCCTTCGACCAGGTGTCCGTCGACACCGCACGGAACGAGGCGACCGACCGGCGCTGA
- a CDS encoding NADP-dependent oxidoreductase, with amino-acid sequence MSASPGRRAEESARDHERHRELRPARTLLPRLPARDDCGAPDSHSIPTNLLGKDSSMRAITVRDRDAGISGLTLTDMPYPHAAENDVIVRVHAAGFTPGELEWPGTWSDRAGRDRTPSIPGHELSGVVVELGYGTTGLTVGQRVFGLTDWARNGSLAEYTAVEARNLAPLAADIDHTVAAALPISGLTAWQGLFDHAHLTTGQTILIHGAAGGVGSIAVQLAREVGARVIGTGRADDRDVALGLGAQTFLDLDADDLRQVGEVDLVFDVIGGDILVRSTELVRPGGTVVTIATPPTVQPRDGRAVFFVVEPDRARLADLAQRLRTGRLKPIVGAVRPLDETASAFARHRRMPGKTIIQVADE; translated from the coding sequence GTGTCTGCGAGCCCAGGTCGACGGGCTGAAGAATCGGCCCGAGACCACGAACGGCATCGTGAACTCCGACCTGCTCGAACACTTCTTCCCCGGCTTCCAGCGCGTGACGACTGTGGAGCGCCCGACAGCCACTCCATACCGACGAACCTTCTGGGAAAGGACTCGAGCATGCGAGCGATCACCGTGCGAGACCGTGACGCGGGTATCAGCGGGCTCACCCTGACCGACATGCCCTACCCGCACGCTGCGGAGAACGACGTCATCGTGCGCGTGCACGCCGCAGGCTTCACACCCGGAGAGCTCGAGTGGCCGGGAACGTGGTCCGATCGCGCCGGTCGAGACCGGACGCCCAGCATCCCCGGGCACGAGCTGTCCGGGGTTGTGGTCGAGCTCGGCTACGGAACCACCGGTCTCACCGTGGGCCAGCGGGTGTTCGGACTGACCGACTGGGCCCGGAACGGATCCCTGGCCGAATACACCGCGGTGGAGGCTCGCAACCTCGCCCCCCTCGCGGCCGACATCGATCACACGGTGGCCGCCGCGCTGCCCATCTCCGGACTGACCGCATGGCAGGGTCTGTTCGACCACGCCCACCTCACCACCGGCCAGACCATCCTCATTCACGGCGCTGCGGGCGGCGTGGGCTCGATCGCCGTTCAACTCGCGCGGGAGGTGGGCGCCCGCGTGATCGGCACCGGCCGAGCCGACGACCGTGACGTCGCGCTGGGCCTCGGCGCGCAGACCTTCCTCGACCTGGACGCCGACGATCTGCGGCAGGTCGGCGAGGTGGACCTGGTGTTCGACGTCATCGGCGGCGACATCCTCGTGCGATCGACCGAGCTGGTGCGCCCGGGCGGCACCGTCGTCACCATCGCCACGCCACCTACCGTGCAGCCCAGGGACGGGCGAGCCGTCTTCTTCGTCGTCGAACCTGATCGCGCCCGGTTGGCCGACCTCGCCCAGCGCCTCCGTACCGGACGGCTGAAGCCCATCGTCGGCGCCGTGCGACCACTCGACGAAACGGCGTCCGCGTTCGCCCGGCACCGCCGCATGCCCGGCAAGACGATCATTCAGGTGGCGGACGAGTGA
- a CDS encoding DNA alkylation repair protein: MAETTTTGTMVAEVMAELAELEDPKTREVNERHGDDHGVNLGKLRALAKRLKTQQELARQLWATGDTAARLLAILICRPRAFERGELDAMLREARTPKVHDWLVNYVVKKNPHSEELRLAWSADPDPVVASAGWALTTERVTKKPEVLDLPGLLDVIEAEMKDAPDRLQWAMNHCLAQIGIDHAEHRVRAIGIGERLEVLKDYPTSPGCTSPYAPIWINEMVRRQHDG, encoded by the coding sequence GTGGCCGAGACGACGACGACCGGAACCATGGTGGCCGAGGTGATGGCCGAGCTGGCCGAGCTTGAGGACCCGAAGACTCGCGAGGTGAACGAGAGACACGGTGACGATCACGGTGTCAACCTCGGCAAGCTGCGCGCGCTCGCGAAGCGGCTGAAGACGCAGCAGGAACTCGCGCGCCAGCTCTGGGCGACGGGCGACACGGCGGCGAGACTGCTGGCGATTCTGATCTGCCGACCGAGGGCGTTCGAACGTGGCGAGTTGGACGCCATGTTGCGCGAGGCGCGCACACCCAAGGTGCACGACTGGCTCGTGAACTATGTGGTGAAGAAGAACCCGCACTCCGAAGAGCTGCGCCTGGCCTGGTCCGCCGATCCGGATCCCGTGGTGGCGAGCGCCGGCTGGGCGCTGACCACCGAACGCGTGACGAAGAAGCCTGAGGTCCTCGACCTGCCGGGACTGCTCGACGTCATCGAGGCGGAGATGAAGGACGCCCCGGATCGCCTCCAGTGGGCGATGAACCACTGCCTGGCTCAGATCGGAATCGACCACGCCGAGCACCGCGTCCGTGCGATCGGCATCGGTGAGCGCCTGGAGGTGCTCAAGGACTACCCGACGTCCCCGGGCTGCACGTCCCCGTACGCGCCCATTTGGATCAACGAGATGGTGCGCCGCCAGCACGACGGCTAG
- a CDS encoding ArsR/SmtB family transcription factor, protein MPAISPLAGEPIKRADAERLAGVLKAFADPARLRLLSLIQSAPEGEASVSDLTAPLGLSQPTVSHHLRILTEAGLLERDKRGVWAYYRLVPSAIAAIAELLTPPRKRATKKTR, encoded by the coding sequence ATGCCTGCTATCTCGCCACTGGCTGGCGAGCCGATCAAGCGTGCCGATGCCGAGCGGCTCGCGGGAGTGCTGAAGGCATTCGCCGATCCGGCCCGGCTGCGACTGCTCAGCCTGATCCAGTCCGCGCCGGAGGGTGAGGCGTCCGTGAGTGACCTCACCGCGCCGCTCGGGCTCTCTCAGCCGACCGTGAGCCATCACCTCAGGATCCTCACCGAGGCCGGCCTGCTCGAGCGCGACAAGCGCGGCGTCTGGGCGTACTACCGGCTGGTGCCGTCCGCGATCGCGGCGATCGCCGAACTGTTGACGCCCCCTCGCAAGCGGGCGACGAAGAAGACCCGCTGA
- a CDS encoding response regulator transcription factor, whose translation MRIVVAEDLYLLRDGMVHLIEAYGHQVVGTAATGPETLEALLRWRPDVSVVDVRMPPTQSDEGLRAALAARREVPGLPIFILSQHVEQLYARELLAAGAGGIGYFLKESVFDADQFIDALQRVADGGTAMDPAVITKLLSSGSSNRRLEKLTDREHSVLSLMAEGLSNQAIGQRLFLSESAISKYTTSMFDKLGITDDDDTNRRVRAVLTFLNKP comes from the coding sequence ATGCGAATCGTCGTAGCCGAAGACCTCTACCTGCTGCGCGACGGGATGGTCCACCTCATCGAGGCGTACGGGCACCAGGTGGTGGGCACGGCGGCCACCGGGCCCGAGACGCTCGAGGCGCTGCTGAGGTGGCGGCCGGATGTTTCCGTCGTCGACGTCCGCATGCCGCCGACCCAGTCGGACGAGGGCCTACGGGCAGCTCTCGCCGCACGCCGCGAAGTACCCGGACTACCGATCTTCATCCTGTCCCAGCACGTCGAGCAGCTGTACGCCCGCGAACTCCTGGCCGCCGGCGCAGGTGGCATCGGCTACTTCCTCAAGGAGAGCGTGTTCGACGCCGACCAGTTCATCGATGCCCTGCAACGCGTTGCCGACGGCGGGACCGCCATGGACCCGGCCGTCATCACGAAGCTGCTCTCGAGTGGGTCCTCGAACCGACGCCTCGAAAAGCTCACCGACCGCGAGCACTCGGTGCTCAGCCTCATGGCCGAGGGCCTGTCGAACCAGGCGATCGGTCAGCGGCTCTTCCTCAGCGAGAGCGCCATCAGCAAGTACACCACCTCCATGTTCGACAAGCTCGGCATCACCGACGACGACGACACCAACCGCCGGGTCCGCGCCGTCCTCACCTTCCTGAACAAGCCGTAG